Proteins from a single region of Cydia pomonella isolate Wapato2018A chromosome 13, ilCydPomo1, whole genome shotgun sequence:
- the LOC133524327 gene encoding ATP-dependent translocase ABCB1-like isoform X1 has product MAKDKRAETGRVPNVSYYKLYRFATTSDRILICMSTIGSIVAGLMLPFSIIAVAGIFNVMVEHEKNILQSKPIDNAKFLEALHKFGINYSLIGLTVVVSLYIGTAFVEIAAINQIYQIKQAYLRAAMHQDMSYFDQQQTGDFASKMADDILKLEDGIGLKVSTFVYNITGSISAFIMAFLKGWKLTLLCLIMAPVTLVLLMVSGMIASRFVKKEAVESGRASAIAEEVISSVRTVYAYNGQEKEIGRYKEPLAKARQIHIKKDIFTGLAMSFLTLGTFCSYGLSFYFGTYLMIKEPESYNANIMFSVFFGVVHGLQYCGMAGAVVNTFGSACGAAAQIFRLIDNTPSINPYKETGVKPLSFEGDVDLKNVMFNYPTRPDVMVLKNINLSIKRGQSVALVGHSGCGKSSIIQLITRFYDVDAGSVRVDGHDVRELSVRWLRAQIGLVGQEPVLFNTTVRENIRYGREDASDADIRAAAEQANAHHFILKLPMGYDTLVGERGVSVSGGQKQRIAIARALVRNPSILLLDEATSALDMASEMEVQLALEKAAEGRTTVIVAHRLSTVRNANLICVMKDGVIAEEGTHAELVAKKGLYYDMVKLQEPDLIDAGSRHKDISISEHNIPDSTPAISQEDEKEVKRVAFRDALALNAPEWKLILVGCICGFVVGFTLPLAVLAFGQLFGVNSLHTIEILFNSIELRLITILFLWLQSLSNPDPSIMLKQVSHISLACVGIGLAIGSSYFIQAVCFGLTGAHLTERLRLSMFAHMLRQDIAFFDERANSTGALCARLSAEAAHVQGATGHRISTLVQCIGTVVLSLGMALTFEWRVALVALAFVPLVLPVFYYQNVIATIVASMNAKAVERSTQIAVDALSNIRTVAALGREAAFVREYLAQLALTLQLAKRGAHLFGLVTGLSRAMFNWMNSAALVYGGYLVVYERLAYEKILITTQCIQMAAGIANEVLSYMPDFQKGMSAAARVLDLLHKQPAIVDPKDPVTGFVASGEIEFKEVEFYYPNRRNIMVLQKLNLEAPSGKTVALVGRSGCGKSTVIQLLLRYYDPCAGTVSLDGVPLPRLLMKDLRASFGLVAQEPVLFDLTIAENIAFGQNDRVVSRDEIIEVAKQANVHSFVVTLPQGYDTNIGKKGTQLSGGQKQRVAIARALLRKPRVLLLDEATSALDTKSEKVVQEALESAAAGRTCIMIAHRLSTVRDADLICVLQGGRIAERGTHQQLMDRHQLYYEMHTKQ; this is encoded by the exons ATGGCCAAGGATAAAAGAGCAGAAACGGGGCGAGTTCCTAACGTTTCATATTATAAGTTG TATAGGTTCGCAACAACATCCGATAGAATATTGATATGCATGTCTACAATTGGCAGCATTGTAGCTGGACTTATGTTGCCGTTTTCTATTATTGCGGTGGCTGGCATCTTTAACGTAATGGTTGAACACGAGAAGAATATTCTACAGTCCAAACCTATTGACAACGCCAAGTTTTTGGAAGCCCTGCATAAATTTGGAATTAATTACTCACTGATAGGTTTGACAGTGGTCGTTTCTTTGTACATAGGCACGGCTTTTGTTGAGATTGCTGCTATAAATCAG ATTTACCAAATAAAACAAGCATATTTAAGAGCCGCAATGCACCAGGATATGTCTTATTTCGACCAGCAACAGACGGGGGATTTCGCATCGAAAATGGCAGA TGATATTCTAAAATTGGAAGATGGCATTGGTCTTAAGGTATCGACCTTCGTATACAATATAACGGGCTCGATTAGCGCCTTCATCATGGCGTTCCTCAAGGGATGGAAACTCACGCTTCTCTGCCTCATAATGGCTCCCGTAACATTGGTCCTACTTATGGTGTCTGGTATG atAGCAAGCCGATTTGTTAAGAAAGAAGCAGTTGAGAGCGGTCGAGCAAGTGCCATCGCCGAAGAAGTGATCAGTTCAGTCCGCACGGTGTATGCATACAACGGGCAGGAAAAGGAAATTGGGAGATATAAGGAGCCTCTTGCTAAAGCGCGACAGATTCATATAAAGAAAG ATATTTTCACGGGATTAGCGATGAGCTTCCTGACACTTGGAACGTTTTGCTCCTACGGCTTGTCATTTTACTTTGGTACTTATCTGATGATTAAGGAGCCTGAGTCATATAATGCCAACATTATGTTCTCT gtatttttcgGCGTTGTACATGGTTTACAATATTGTGGAATGGCGGGTGCCGTGGTAAACACTTTTGGGTCTGCCTGCGGCGCAGCTGCCCAAATTTTCCGCCTTATTGACAATACGCCAAGTATAAATCCTTATAAGGAGACGGGAGTAAAACCTTTGAGTTTCGAAGGCGATGTAGATCTCAAGAATGTTATGTTCAATTATCCTACAAGGCCGGACGTAATG GTTCTCAAAAACATTAATCTAAGTATAAAGCGAGGGCAGTCAGTAGCGCTCGTGGGGCACTCTGGTTGTGGAAAATCCTCCATTATACAGCTTATAACTAGATTCTATGATGTCGACGCAGGCAGC GTGCGCGTGGACGGGCACGACGTGCGTGAGTTGTCAGTGCGGTGGCTGCGCGCGCAGATTGGGCTGGTGGGGCAAGAACCTGTGCTGTTCAACACGACCGTCCGTGAAAACATCCGCTACGGCCGCGAGGATGCCTCGGATGCTGACATACGGGCAGCCGCGGAGCAGGCCAACGCGCATCACTTCATACTTAAATTACCGATG GGTTACGACACGCTCGTCGGAGAGCGCGGTGTCTCTGTGTCAGGAGGACAGAAGCAGCGCATAGCCATCGCCCGTGCTCTGGTGCGCAACCCCAGCATTTTGCTTTTGGAcgaggccaccagcgctcttgaCATGGCTTCGGAAATGGAGGTTCAACTTGCTTTAGAAAAA GCTGCAGAAGGACGAACAACCGTAATTGTAGCTCACCGGTTATCGACGGTCAGAAACGCGAActtaatttgtgtgatgaagGACGGAGTCATTGCTGAAGAAGGAACCCACGCGGAACTTGTCGCGAAAAAAGGGCTCTATTATGATATGGTGAAGCTTCAGGAGCCAGATttaattg ATGCTGGCTCTAGGCATAAGGACATCTCTATAAGTGAACATAATATTCCGGACAGTACACCAGCT ATATCTCAAGAAGACGAGAAAGAAGTAAAACGCGTTGCGTTTCGAGATGCTCTAGCGCTCAACGCGCCAGAGTGGAAATTGATATTAGTTGGATGTATCTGCGGTTTTGTTGTGGGATTCACATTACCTCTAGCTGTTCTGGCTTTTGGTCAGTTATTCGGGGTAAATAGTCTACATACTATTGAAATTCTATTCAATAGTATAGAACTGAGGCttataactatattatttttatggttaCAGTCACTATCAAATCCAGACCCATCCATCATGTTAAAACAAGTATCTCATATATCGTTGGCATGTGTTGGAATAGGTCTAGCAATTGGATCTTCGTACTTTATACAA GCGGTGTGTTTTGGGCTGACGGGTGCACACCTCACGGAGCGCCTGCGGTTGAGCATGTTTGCACATATGCTGCGCCAGGACATCGCGTTTTTCGACGAGCGAGCTAATTCTACGGGCGCACTGTGCGCAAGGTTGTCTGCTGAGGCGGCTCATGTGCAAGGC GCAACAGGTCATCGAATCAGCACATTAGTCCAATGCATAGGCACCGTGGTCTTATCCCTGGGCATGGCCTTGACATTCGAATGGCGAGTGGCTTTGGTGGCACTGGCATTTGTGCCTCTCGTGCTACCCGTCTTTTACTACCAAAATGTCATCGCTACCATTGTGGCTTCAATGAATGCTAAGGCTGTTGAGAGAAGTACTCAG ATAGCAGTAGACGCGTTGTCCAACATCCGCACGGTAGCGGCTCTGGGACGCGAAGCCGCGTTTGTGCGGGAGTACCTAGCTCAGCTGGCTCTCACTCTGCAGCTCGCGAAGCGGGGAGCCCACCTCTTTGGCCTGGTCACTGGCCTGTCCCGAGCCATGTTTAATTGGATGAACTCTGCAGCCCTTGTTTACGGCGGATACCTAGTTGTATACGAACGATTAGCATACGAGAAAATTTTGAT CACAACGCAATGCATTCAAATGGCAGCAGGGATAGCGAACGAAGTGTTATCGTACATGCCTGACTTCCAGAAGGGAATGTCGGCGGCGGCTCGAGTGCTGGATCTGCTGCACAAGCAGCCGGCTATCGTGGACCCTAAGGATCCTGTCACTGGATTT GTAGCTTCGGGTGAGATAGAATTCAAGGAAGTTGAGTTTTACTATCCAAATAGGCGTAACATCATGGTACTGCAGAAGCTCAACCTTGAG GCACCAAGTGGAAAAACAGTAGCTTTAGTCGGTCGAAGCGGGTGTGGCAAGAGCACAGTCATACAGCTGTTACTAAGATACTACGACCCTTGCGCGGGTACCGTG TCTTTGGATGGCGTTCCGCTGCCCCGACTGCTGATGAAGGACTTGCGTGCGAGCTTCGGGCTCGTAGCCCAAGAGCCAGTATTGTTCGACCTAACGATCGCAGAGAACATCGCTTTCGGACAGAACGACCGAGTGGTGTCACGCGACGAAATAATTGAAGTTGCGAAACAGGCCAATGTGCACAGTTTTGTCGTGACTTTGCCACAG GGCTACGACACCAACATCGGCAAGAAAGGCACCCAGCTGTCCGGCGGGCAGAAGCAGCGGGTGGCGATCGCGCGCGCGCTGCTCCGCAAGCCCAGGGTACTGCTGCTGGACGAGGCCACCAGCGCCCTCGACACGAAGAGCGAGAAG GTAGTACAAGAAGCCCTAGAGTCAGCTGCAGCGGGGCGCACGTGCATCATGATCGCGCACCGCCTCAGCACCGTCCGCGACGCCGACCTCATCTGCGTGCTGCAAGGCGGACGCATCGCTGAGCGCGGCACGCACCAGCAGCTCATGGACCGCCACCAACTGTACTATGAGATGCACACGAAGCAATAG
- the LOC133524327 gene encoding phosphatidylcholine translocator ABCB4-like isoform X3, whose protein sequence is MSTIGSIVAGLMLPFSIIAVAGIFNVMVEHEKNILQSKPIDNAKFLEALHKFGINYSLIGLTVVVSLYIGTAFVEIAAINQIYQIKQAYLRAAMHQDMSYFDQQQTGDFASKMADDILKLEDGIGLKVSTFVYNITGSISAFIMAFLKGWKLTLLCLIMAPVTLVLLMVSGMIASRFVKKEAVESGRASAIAEEVISSVRTVYAYNGQEKEIGRYKEPLAKARQIHIKKDIFTGLAMSFLTLGTFCSYGLSFYFGTYLMIKEPESYNANIMFSVFFGVVHGLQYCGMAGAVVNTFGSACGAAAQIFRLIDNTPSINPYKETGVKPLSFEGDVDLKNVMFNYPTRPDVMVLKNINLSIKRGQSVALVGHSGCGKSSIIQLITRFYDVDAGSVRVDGHDVRELSVRWLRAQIGLVGQEPVLFNTTVRENIRYGREDASDADIRAAAEQANAHHFILKLPMGYDTLVGERGVSVSGGQKQRIAIARALVRNPSILLLDEATSALDMASEMEVQLALEKAAEGRTTVIVAHRLSTVRNANLICVMKDGVIAEEGTHAELVAKKGLYYDMVKLQEPDLIDAGSRHKDISISEHNIPDSTPAISQEDEKEVKRVAFRDALALNAPEWKLILVGCICGFVVGFTLPLAVLAFGQLFGVNSLHTIEILFNSIELRLITILFLWLQSLSNPDPSIMLKQVSHISLACVGIGLAIGSSYFIQAVCFGLTGAHLTERLRLSMFAHMLRQDIAFFDERANSTGALCARLSAEAAHVQGATGHRISTLVQCIGTVVLSLGMALTFEWRVALVALAFVPLVLPVFYYQNVIATIVASMNAKAVERSTQIAVDALSNIRTVAALGREAAFVREYLAQLALTLQLAKRGAHLFGLVTGLSRAMFNWMNSAALVYGGYLVVYERLAYEKILITTQCIQMAAGIANEVLSYMPDFQKGMSAAARVLDLLHKQPAIVDPKDPVTGFVASGEIEFKEVEFYYPNRRNIMVLQKLNLEAPSGKTVALVGRSGCGKSTVIQLLLRYYDPCAGTVSLDGVPLPRLLMKDLRASFGLVAQEPVLFDLTIAENIAFGQNDRVVSRDEIIEVAKQANVHSFVVTLPQGYDTNIGKKGTQLSGGQKQRVAIARALLRKPRVLLLDEATSALDTKSEKVVQEALESAAAGRTCIMIAHRLSTVRDADLICVLQGGRIAERGTHQQLMDRHQLYYEMHTKQ, encoded by the exons ATGTCTACAATTGGCAGCATTGTAGCTGGACTTATGTTGCCGTTTTCTATTATTGCGGTGGCTGGCATCTTTAACGTAATGGTTGAACACGAGAAGAATATTCTACAGTCCAAACCTATTGACAACGCCAAGTTTTTGGAAGCCCTGCATAAATTTGGAATTAATTACTCACTGATAGGTTTGACAGTGGTCGTTTCTTTGTACATAGGCACGGCTTTTGTTGAGATTGCTGCTATAAATCAG ATTTACCAAATAAAACAAGCATATTTAAGAGCCGCAATGCACCAGGATATGTCTTATTTCGACCAGCAACAGACGGGGGATTTCGCATCGAAAATGGCAGA TGATATTCTAAAATTGGAAGATGGCATTGGTCTTAAGGTATCGACCTTCGTATACAATATAACGGGCTCGATTAGCGCCTTCATCATGGCGTTCCTCAAGGGATGGAAACTCACGCTTCTCTGCCTCATAATGGCTCCCGTAACATTGGTCCTACTTATGGTGTCTGGTATG atAGCAAGCCGATTTGTTAAGAAAGAAGCAGTTGAGAGCGGTCGAGCAAGTGCCATCGCCGAAGAAGTGATCAGTTCAGTCCGCACGGTGTATGCATACAACGGGCAGGAAAAGGAAATTGGGAGATATAAGGAGCCTCTTGCTAAAGCGCGACAGATTCATATAAAGAAAG ATATTTTCACGGGATTAGCGATGAGCTTCCTGACACTTGGAACGTTTTGCTCCTACGGCTTGTCATTTTACTTTGGTACTTATCTGATGATTAAGGAGCCTGAGTCATATAATGCCAACATTATGTTCTCT gtatttttcgGCGTTGTACATGGTTTACAATATTGTGGAATGGCGGGTGCCGTGGTAAACACTTTTGGGTCTGCCTGCGGCGCAGCTGCCCAAATTTTCCGCCTTATTGACAATACGCCAAGTATAAATCCTTATAAGGAGACGGGAGTAAAACCTTTGAGTTTCGAAGGCGATGTAGATCTCAAGAATGTTATGTTCAATTATCCTACAAGGCCGGACGTAATG GTTCTCAAAAACATTAATCTAAGTATAAAGCGAGGGCAGTCAGTAGCGCTCGTGGGGCACTCTGGTTGTGGAAAATCCTCCATTATACAGCTTATAACTAGATTCTATGATGTCGACGCAGGCAGC GTGCGCGTGGACGGGCACGACGTGCGTGAGTTGTCAGTGCGGTGGCTGCGCGCGCAGATTGGGCTGGTGGGGCAAGAACCTGTGCTGTTCAACACGACCGTCCGTGAAAACATCCGCTACGGCCGCGAGGATGCCTCGGATGCTGACATACGGGCAGCCGCGGAGCAGGCCAACGCGCATCACTTCATACTTAAATTACCGATG GGTTACGACACGCTCGTCGGAGAGCGCGGTGTCTCTGTGTCAGGAGGACAGAAGCAGCGCATAGCCATCGCCCGTGCTCTGGTGCGCAACCCCAGCATTTTGCTTTTGGAcgaggccaccagcgctcttgaCATGGCTTCGGAAATGGAGGTTCAACTTGCTTTAGAAAAA GCTGCAGAAGGACGAACAACCGTAATTGTAGCTCACCGGTTATCGACGGTCAGAAACGCGAActtaatttgtgtgatgaagGACGGAGTCATTGCTGAAGAAGGAACCCACGCGGAACTTGTCGCGAAAAAAGGGCTCTATTATGATATGGTGAAGCTTCAGGAGCCAGATttaattg ATGCTGGCTCTAGGCATAAGGACATCTCTATAAGTGAACATAATATTCCGGACAGTACACCAGCT ATATCTCAAGAAGACGAGAAAGAAGTAAAACGCGTTGCGTTTCGAGATGCTCTAGCGCTCAACGCGCCAGAGTGGAAATTGATATTAGTTGGATGTATCTGCGGTTTTGTTGTGGGATTCACATTACCTCTAGCTGTTCTGGCTTTTGGTCAGTTATTCGGGGTAAATAGTCTACATACTATTGAAATTCTATTCAATAGTATAGAACTGAGGCttataactatattatttttatggttaCAGTCACTATCAAATCCAGACCCATCCATCATGTTAAAACAAGTATCTCATATATCGTTGGCATGTGTTGGAATAGGTCTAGCAATTGGATCTTCGTACTTTATACAA GCGGTGTGTTTTGGGCTGACGGGTGCACACCTCACGGAGCGCCTGCGGTTGAGCATGTTTGCACATATGCTGCGCCAGGACATCGCGTTTTTCGACGAGCGAGCTAATTCTACGGGCGCACTGTGCGCAAGGTTGTCTGCTGAGGCGGCTCATGTGCAAGGC GCAACAGGTCATCGAATCAGCACATTAGTCCAATGCATAGGCACCGTGGTCTTATCCCTGGGCATGGCCTTGACATTCGAATGGCGAGTGGCTTTGGTGGCACTGGCATTTGTGCCTCTCGTGCTACCCGTCTTTTACTACCAAAATGTCATCGCTACCATTGTGGCTTCAATGAATGCTAAGGCTGTTGAGAGAAGTACTCAG ATAGCAGTAGACGCGTTGTCCAACATCCGCACGGTAGCGGCTCTGGGACGCGAAGCCGCGTTTGTGCGGGAGTACCTAGCTCAGCTGGCTCTCACTCTGCAGCTCGCGAAGCGGGGAGCCCACCTCTTTGGCCTGGTCACTGGCCTGTCCCGAGCCATGTTTAATTGGATGAACTCTGCAGCCCTTGTTTACGGCGGATACCTAGTTGTATACGAACGATTAGCATACGAGAAAATTTTGAT CACAACGCAATGCATTCAAATGGCAGCAGGGATAGCGAACGAAGTGTTATCGTACATGCCTGACTTCCAGAAGGGAATGTCGGCGGCGGCTCGAGTGCTGGATCTGCTGCACAAGCAGCCGGCTATCGTGGACCCTAAGGATCCTGTCACTGGATTT GTAGCTTCGGGTGAGATAGAATTCAAGGAAGTTGAGTTTTACTATCCAAATAGGCGTAACATCATGGTACTGCAGAAGCTCAACCTTGAG GCACCAAGTGGAAAAACAGTAGCTTTAGTCGGTCGAAGCGGGTGTGGCAAGAGCACAGTCATACAGCTGTTACTAAGATACTACGACCCTTGCGCGGGTACCGTG TCTTTGGATGGCGTTCCGCTGCCCCGACTGCTGATGAAGGACTTGCGTGCGAGCTTCGGGCTCGTAGCCCAAGAGCCAGTATTGTTCGACCTAACGATCGCAGAGAACATCGCTTTCGGACAGAACGACCGAGTGGTGTCACGCGACGAAATAATTGAAGTTGCGAAACAGGCCAATGTGCACAGTTTTGTCGTGACTTTGCCACAG GGCTACGACACCAACATCGGCAAGAAAGGCACCCAGCTGTCCGGCGGGCAGAAGCAGCGGGTGGCGATCGCGCGCGCGCTGCTCCGCAAGCCCAGGGTACTGCTGCTGGACGAGGCCACCAGCGCCCTCGACACGAAGAGCGAGAAG GTAGTACAAGAAGCCCTAGAGTCAGCTGCAGCGGGGCGCACGTGCATCATGATCGCGCACCGCCTCAGCACCGTCCGCGACGCCGACCTCATCTGCGTGCTGCAAGGCGGACGCATCGCTGAGCGCGGCACGCACCAGCAGCTCATGGACCGCCACCAACTGTACTATGAGATGCACACGAAGCAATAG
- the LOC133524327 gene encoding ATP-dependent translocase ABCB1-like isoform X2 — translation MAKDKRAETGRVPNVSYYKLYRFATTSDRILICMSTIGSIVAGLMLPFSIIAVAGIFNVMVEHEKNILQSKPIDNAKFLEALHKFGINYSLIGLTVVVSLYIGTAFVEIAAINQIYQIKQAYLRAAMHQDMSYFDQQQTGDFASKMADDILKLEDGIGLKVSTFVYNITGSISAFIMAFLKGWKLTLLCLIMAPVTLVLLMVSGMIASRFVKKEAVESGRASAIAEEVISSVRTVYAYNGQEKEIGRYKEPLAKARQIHIKKDIFTGLAMSFLTLGTFCSYGLSFYFGTYLMIKEPESYNANIMFSVFFGVVHGLQYCGMAGAVVNTFGSACGAAAQIFRLIDNTPSINPYKETGVKPLSFEGDVDLKNVMFNYPTRPDVMVLKNINLSIKRGQSVALVGHSGCGKSSIIQLITRFYDVDAGSVRVDGHDVRELSVRWLRAQIGLVGQEPVLFNTTVRENIRYGREDASDADIRAAAEQANAHHFILKLPMGYDTLVGERGVSVSGGQKQRIAIARALVRNPSILLLDEATSALDMASEMEVQLALEKAAEGRTTVIVAHRLSTVRNANLICVMKDGVIAEEGTHAELVAKKGLYYDMVKLQEPDLIDAGSRHKDISISEHNIPDSTPAISQEDEKEVKRVAFRDALALNAPEWKLILVGCICGFVVGFTLPLAVLAFGQLFGSLSNPDPSIMLKQVSHISLACVGIGLAIGSSYFIQAVCFGLTGAHLTERLRLSMFAHMLRQDIAFFDERANSTGALCARLSAEAAHVQGATGHRISTLVQCIGTVVLSLGMALTFEWRVALVALAFVPLVLPVFYYQNVIATIVASMNAKAVERSTQIAVDALSNIRTVAALGREAAFVREYLAQLALTLQLAKRGAHLFGLVTGLSRAMFNWMNSAALVYGGYLVVYERLAYEKILITTQCIQMAAGIANEVLSYMPDFQKGMSAAARVLDLLHKQPAIVDPKDPVTGFVASGEIEFKEVEFYYPNRRNIMVLQKLNLEAPSGKTVALVGRSGCGKSTVIQLLLRYYDPCAGTVSLDGVPLPRLLMKDLRASFGLVAQEPVLFDLTIAENIAFGQNDRVVSRDEIIEVAKQANVHSFVVTLPQGYDTNIGKKGTQLSGGQKQRVAIARALLRKPRVLLLDEATSALDTKSEKVVQEALESAAAGRTCIMIAHRLSTVRDADLICVLQGGRIAERGTHQQLMDRHQLYYEMHTKQ, via the exons ATGGCCAAGGATAAAAGAGCAGAAACGGGGCGAGTTCCTAACGTTTCATATTATAAGTTG TATAGGTTCGCAACAACATCCGATAGAATATTGATATGCATGTCTACAATTGGCAGCATTGTAGCTGGACTTATGTTGCCGTTTTCTATTATTGCGGTGGCTGGCATCTTTAACGTAATGGTTGAACACGAGAAGAATATTCTACAGTCCAAACCTATTGACAACGCCAAGTTTTTGGAAGCCCTGCATAAATTTGGAATTAATTACTCACTGATAGGTTTGACAGTGGTCGTTTCTTTGTACATAGGCACGGCTTTTGTTGAGATTGCTGCTATAAATCAG ATTTACCAAATAAAACAAGCATATTTAAGAGCCGCAATGCACCAGGATATGTCTTATTTCGACCAGCAACAGACGGGGGATTTCGCATCGAAAATGGCAGA TGATATTCTAAAATTGGAAGATGGCATTGGTCTTAAGGTATCGACCTTCGTATACAATATAACGGGCTCGATTAGCGCCTTCATCATGGCGTTCCTCAAGGGATGGAAACTCACGCTTCTCTGCCTCATAATGGCTCCCGTAACATTGGTCCTACTTATGGTGTCTGGTATG atAGCAAGCCGATTTGTTAAGAAAGAAGCAGTTGAGAGCGGTCGAGCAAGTGCCATCGCCGAAGAAGTGATCAGTTCAGTCCGCACGGTGTATGCATACAACGGGCAGGAAAAGGAAATTGGGAGATATAAGGAGCCTCTTGCTAAAGCGCGACAGATTCATATAAAGAAAG ATATTTTCACGGGATTAGCGATGAGCTTCCTGACACTTGGAACGTTTTGCTCCTACGGCTTGTCATTTTACTTTGGTACTTATCTGATGATTAAGGAGCCTGAGTCATATAATGCCAACATTATGTTCTCT gtatttttcgGCGTTGTACATGGTTTACAATATTGTGGAATGGCGGGTGCCGTGGTAAACACTTTTGGGTCTGCCTGCGGCGCAGCTGCCCAAATTTTCCGCCTTATTGACAATACGCCAAGTATAAATCCTTATAAGGAGACGGGAGTAAAACCTTTGAGTTTCGAAGGCGATGTAGATCTCAAGAATGTTATGTTCAATTATCCTACAAGGCCGGACGTAATG GTTCTCAAAAACATTAATCTAAGTATAAAGCGAGGGCAGTCAGTAGCGCTCGTGGGGCACTCTGGTTGTGGAAAATCCTCCATTATACAGCTTATAACTAGATTCTATGATGTCGACGCAGGCAGC GTGCGCGTGGACGGGCACGACGTGCGTGAGTTGTCAGTGCGGTGGCTGCGCGCGCAGATTGGGCTGGTGGGGCAAGAACCTGTGCTGTTCAACACGACCGTCCGTGAAAACATCCGCTACGGCCGCGAGGATGCCTCGGATGCTGACATACGGGCAGCCGCGGAGCAGGCCAACGCGCATCACTTCATACTTAAATTACCGATG GGTTACGACACGCTCGTCGGAGAGCGCGGTGTCTCTGTGTCAGGAGGACAGAAGCAGCGCATAGCCATCGCCCGTGCTCTGGTGCGCAACCCCAGCATTTTGCTTTTGGAcgaggccaccagcgctcttgaCATGGCTTCGGAAATGGAGGTTCAACTTGCTTTAGAAAAA GCTGCAGAAGGACGAACAACCGTAATTGTAGCTCACCGGTTATCGACGGTCAGAAACGCGAActtaatttgtgtgatgaagGACGGAGTCATTGCTGAAGAAGGAACCCACGCGGAACTTGTCGCGAAAAAAGGGCTCTATTATGATATGGTGAAGCTTCAGGAGCCAGATttaattg ATGCTGGCTCTAGGCATAAGGACATCTCTATAAGTGAACATAATATTCCGGACAGTACACCAGCT ATATCTCAAGAAGACGAGAAAGAAGTAAAACGCGTTGCGTTTCGAGATGCTCTAGCGCTCAACGCGCCAGAGTGGAAATTGATATTAGTTGGATGTATCTGCGGTTTTGTTGTGGGATTCACATTACCTCTAGCTGTTCTGGCTTTTGGTCAGTTATTCGGG TCACTATCAAATCCAGACCCATCCATCATGTTAAAACAAGTATCTCATATATCGTTGGCATGTGTTGGAATAGGTCTAGCAATTGGATCTTCGTACTTTATACAA GCGGTGTGTTTTGGGCTGACGGGTGCACACCTCACGGAGCGCCTGCGGTTGAGCATGTTTGCACATATGCTGCGCCAGGACATCGCGTTTTTCGACGAGCGAGCTAATTCTACGGGCGCACTGTGCGCAAGGTTGTCTGCTGAGGCGGCTCATGTGCAAGGC GCAACAGGTCATCGAATCAGCACATTAGTCCAATGCATAGGCACCGTGGTCTTATCCCTGGGCATGGCCTTGACATTCGAATGGCGAGTGGCTTTGGTGGCACTGGCATTTGTGCCTCTCGTGCTACCCGTCTTTTACTACCAAAATGTCATCGCTACCATTGTGGCTTCAATGAATGCTAAGGCTGTTGAGAGAAGTACTCAG ATAGCAGTAGACGCGTTGTCCAACATCCGCACGGTAGCGGCTCTGGGACGCGAAGCCGCGTTTGTGCGGGAGTACCTAGCTCAGCTGGCTCTCACTCTGCAGCTCGCGAAGCGGGGAGCCCACCTCTTTGGCCTGGTCACTGGCCTGTCCCGAGCCATGTTTAATTGGATGAACTCTGCAGCCCTTGTTTACGGCGGATACCTAGTTGTATACGAACGATTAGCATACGAGAAAATTTTGAT CACAACGCAATGCATTCAAATGGCAGCAGGGATAGCGAACGAAGTGTTATCGTACATGCCTGACTTCCAGAAGGGAATGTCGGCGGCGGCTCGAGTGCTGGATCTGCTGCACAAGCAGCCGGCTATCGTGGACCCTAAGGATCCTGTCACTGGATTT GTAGCTTCGGGTGAGATAGAATTCAAGGAAGTTGAGTTTTACTATCCAAATAGGCGTAACATCATGGTACTGCAGAAGCTCAACCTTGAG GCACCAAGTGGAAAAACAGTAGCTTTAGTCGGTCGAAGCGGGTGTGGCAAGAGCACAGTCATACAGCTGTTACTAAGATACTACGACCCTTGCGCGGGTACCGTG TCTTTGGATGGCGTTCCGCTGCCCCGACTGCTGATGAAGGACTTGCGTGCGAGCTTCGGGCTCGTAGCCCAAGAGCCAGTATTGTTCGACCTAACGATCGCAGAGAACATCGCTTTCGGACAGAACGACCGAGTGGTGTCACGCGACGAAATAATTGAAGTTGCGAAACAGGCCAATGTGCACAGTTTTGTCGTGACTTTGCCACAG GGCTACGACACCAACATCGGCAAGAAAGGCACCCAGCTGTCCGGCGGGCAGAAGCAGCGGGTGGCGATCGCGCGCGCGCTGCTCCGCAAGCCCAGGGTACTGCTGCTGGACGAGGCCACCAGCGCCCTCGACACGAAGAGCGAGAAG GTAGTACAAGAAGCCCTAGAGTCAGCTGCAGCGGGGCGCACGTGCATCATGATCGCGCACCGCCTCAGCACCGTCCGCGACGCCGACCTCATCTGCGTGCTGCAAGGCGGACGCATCGCTGAGCGCGGCACGCACCAGCAGCTCATGGACCGCCACCAACTGTACTATGAGATGCACACGAAGCAATAG